The stretch of DNA CTGTAAAATACAACTTCTCTTTGTTTCATTTTACTTCCTCCTGTTTGATTTTATTTTTATTTTGTTTTATTTTTTATCTTTTATCTTTATGATATGATTATACTCTTTTTTATTCTTTCTGTCAACTCTTTTTTTAAAAAAAGTTTATTTGTTCTTTTTTTTATAAAAAAACAATCTTTTTTAATTATTTATAATTTGAAAATATTTATTTTTTAATTTTATTTTATAAAAATACTAATACCCATACTTATTATTGTAAAAAAACAAATTATTAAAAAAATTATTTTTACAAATCTTACTCCTTTTGTTATAGCATATTTTGCTCCTAGTTGTCCTCCTAAAAACATAAATATTCCCATTGGAACAGAATATAAATAATCTATTTTTCCTAAATATATAAATGATAATAACCCAGCAAATGTAGATGTAAAACTAATAATTTTAGCATTTCCCGAAGCAGTAACAAAATCATACTTATAAATTTTTATAAACATAAGCATCATTAATCCACCACTTCCAGGACCAAAAAATCCAGAATAAAATCCTAATATAAGAGACCATGCTGTTCCTAAAAAATTTATTTTTTTAGTAATTTCTATAAACTCATTTTTTACCCCTAAGTTTTTATTTAATAAAGTATAAATTAATGTAAAGATTAATAAAAATATTACAATATATTCTAAAATATCTTCTTTTATTAATGTTGCACTTTTAGCTCCTAATATTCCCCCAATAAAAGAAACTATTATAGGATATTTTAAAACTTTAAGATTAATTTTTCCTGATAATATATATTTTAGACTACTCCCTAAACAACCAAAAGTTACAGCAAATTTATTTGAACCTAAAGCATAATGCATTGGCATTCCTGATAATATATAAGCTGGTAAACTTATAACTCCTCCCCCTCCTGCTATAGCATCTATAAAAGCAGCTAAAAAGCATGAAATACTTAGAAAAATAAAAATATTTAAATTAAAATCCATTAAAA from Fusobacterium perfoetens ATCC 29250 encodes:
- a CDS encoding sulfite exporter TauE/SafE family protein; translation: MDFNLNIFIFLSISCFLAAFIDAIAGGGGVISLPAYILSGMPMHYALGSNKFAVTFGCLGSSLKYILSGKINLKVLKYPIIVSFIGGILGAKSATLIKEDILEYIVIFLLIFTLIYTLLNKNLGVKNEFIEITKKINFLGTAWSLILGFYSGFFGPGSGGLMMLMFIKIYKYDFVTASGNAKIISFTSTFAGLLSFIYLGKIDYLYSVPMGIFMFLGGQLGAKYAITKGVRFVKIIFLIICFFTIISMGISIFIK